The genomic stretch CCGGAGAAACCGGACGTGGCCGCTCCCCTCGGCCTCGCCCAGTTGGTCTTCGATCTGGAAAGCACATCGCCTGGCGCACCAGCTCCGGCCAGCGGGCCGATCTGCTGCTGGGCGATGATCCGCTGTTCCCGCTGCCGACCAACGCGGCCCAGCGATCGGTGCTCGGGCGCCTGCAGCGCGACACCGCCGTCGTCGTCCAAGGCCCTCCCGGAACCGGTAAGACGCACACCATCGCCAACCTCATGGCCGCGTTGCTGGCACGCGGCAAACGGGTCCTGGTCACCAGCGCGAAAGACCAGGCCCTGACGGTGGTACGCGACCAGCTGCCACCCGCTCTGCGGGACCTGTGCGTGCAGTTCTCCCACCGCTACGCCAAGGGCTCCGACGTGCTGGAACGTAGCATCTCCACGGTGTCGGACCGGGTGGCGGGCAGCGATGCCGAACAGATTCGCCAGAACATCGCCCGGCTGCACCAACAGCGGACCCAAGCCCTTCAGCAACGCGCCCACCTGCAAGACCAGGTCTTCGAGCTGCGCGAGAGCGAAACGCTGCGGATCAGCGCGGCCCTGGGACATGAGGGCACCCGCGCCAACGAATCACTACCGCTTCAGCACGTCGACCAAGCTCGTGAGGCTGTCCTGGCCATGACCCGCGGCGACACCCCGGCGGAAGACCTCCAGGACGGCGGCCGGCAGTGAGCTGTCCACCCCGGACGCCCGCGTGGTGTGGACGACGTGCTCCAAGCTCGCCACCCCCATGGACACCCGGTCGACGTCCCCCTCGTGCCGGCCGGCGGCGATGCGCGGAGCATAGAATTCCAGGAAGTAGCGGAAATCCATGGTCTTGATGGCGTTCGGGAGGAACTGCTCCGCCGAGATCCCGTTGGCCTCCGCCACCGCCTGACCGTGCAGGTAGCCTGCCAGCCCGGTCCAGAACATGTCGATCCCGATCTGGTAGTACAGCACCGCCAGACCCGGATCCTCGCCGAGATAGTCGATCCCGGTCAGCACTTCCAGGGCACTCCGGTGCGCCTCGATCGCGTCCTTGGGGCCGCTGTAGTACGTCATGGCCTCCGGCGTGCCGATGACCGGAGGCGGCACCTGCACGCCACCGGTGATCTGCACGGCCCCACGCTCGGCCAGCCATGCCGCCGCCCGGCGAGCGCGGTCCGGGATGTCCGAGGTGAGGTTGGCCACGGTGCGGCCGACCAGGGCGGTGGCCGGGGCCTGCTCCAGGATGGCGTACATGGCGTCATAGTCGATCAGGCTCAGCACCACCAGCTCACTGGCCGTCAGCGCCTCCTCGACGGATCCCGCCCGCTTGGCACCTCGGGTCACGAGCTCGTCGGCCTTGGCGGGCGTGCGGTTCCACACGGTCACCTCGTAGCCGCCGCTCACGTAGGCACCGGCCATCGCCTGCCCCATCGGCCCCAGACCGATCACGGTCACGTTCATCGACATCTCCTGTCCATCACTAGAACGAACGCTCTATCTAGGACCAGGACCCTAACACATCGCTAGAACGAACGCTCTACCTAATAAGCTGTGAGCCATGGAAACCATCGGCACCCGGGAACGGATCGTCCGGACGACCTCCCGCCTGATGCAGCGGCAGGGGTACGAGGCCACGGGGCTCAAGCAGATCTCCCAGGAGGCCAAGGCCACGCTCGGCTCGGTCTACCACTTCTTCCCCGGCGGCAAGCGGGAGCTGGCGGTCGAGGCGGTCCGCCACGGTGACCGGGAGTTCGCCGACTTCCTGCGTACGGCGTTCGACCACGAGGACGATCCGGCCACGGCGATCATCGCCTGCACCCGCGACCTGGCCACCGGCCTGCGTGACTCCGGCTGGCTGGACGGCTGCCCCGTCACCACGACCGCGCTGGAGAGCGCGGGCCGGGTCCCCGAGATCCAGCAGGCCGCCGAGGAGGCGTACGAGAACTGGCGCACCCTCGTCCGTGACAAGCTCCGCCG from Nonomuraea polychroma encodes the following:
- a CDS encoding NAD(P)-dependent oxidoreductase translates to MNVTVIGLGPMGQAMAGAYVSGGYEVTVWNRTPAKADELVTRGAKRAGSVEEALTASELVVLSLIDYDAMYAILEQAPATALVGRTVANLTSDIPDRARRAAAWLAERGAVQITGGVQVPPPVIGTPEAMTYYSGPKDAIEAHRSALEVLTGIDYLGEDPGLAVLYYQIGIDMFWTGLAGYLHGQAVAEANGISAEQFLPNAIKTMDFRYFLEFYAPRIAAGRHEGDVDRVSMGVASLEHVVHTTRASGVDSSLPAAVLEVFRRGVAAGHGQDSLTSLVDVLKR
- a CDS encoding TetR/AcrR family transcriptional regulator; its protein translation is METIGTRERIVRTTSRLMQRQGYEATGLKQISQEAKATLGSVYHFFPGGKRELAVEAVRHGDREFADFLRTAFDHEDDPATAIIACTRDLATGLRDSGWLDGCPVTTTALESAGRVPEIQQAAEEAYENWRTLVRDKLRRSGFADDVAHDLAHTVINTLEGAELSAQVSQSETPLEIAGRHLARLIDSYR
- a CDS encoding AAA domain-containing protein, with protein sequence MPTNAAQRSVLGRLQRDTAVVVQGPPGTGKTHTIANLMAALLARGKRVLVTSAKDQALTVVRDQLPPALRDLCVQFSHRYAKGSDVLERSISTVSDRVAGSDAEQIRQNIARLHQQRTQALQQRAHLQDQVFELRESETLRISAALGHEGTRANESLPLQHVDQAREAVLAMTRGDTPAEDLQDGGRQ